Proteins encoded together in one Miscanthus floridulus cultivar M001 chromosome 16, ASM1932011v1, whole genome shotgun sequence window:
- the LOC136510399 gene encoding uncharacterized protein yields MDWNDAHLQLACELMAEQTQIKNKWDKLKADWTIWLKLKRRQTGTGWNNATQTIDMEAEWIFPGCGKFRKKPIQNEDLLREMFRNITNEEADHWNPFSDNPIIPTSQEQPFDVDDSEYVDGENNAQGDPFDANKEGDEEVQEVTPSAVPNKKPRVAAVDRKKAKSSTALLMVEAISKISDCSSSFTAKKQEGITITEIMEHVKDCGAAYGSDEHDIATQLFVKKEHREILYAIICAPSDDETDTSDNESMAFWNLVLAGAKLAAAYVELYFDKNPPRTSLLSGMGWLLETLNTPGECHSQLRMSTQMFYDLHDLLVGRYGLKPSLHINTQEMLAVFLFVLSGNESNRKAQNRFKHSGETIHRKFDEVLNAFMDMSRDFIRPKDPNFRTVHRRIRDDRRAYPHFKDCIGALDGTHIRVSLPPDDQVRYIGKSGIPTQNVLASCDFDMRFTYVSTGQPGSMHDTSVLYNAIRVDESFFPHPPKGKYYVVDAGYPNRPGYLCPYKGERYHMPEWHRGMEPKTPKERFNRVHSSIRNVIERSFGVLKMKWQILYKMASYPMFKQKMIVVATMVLHNFIREHGGEDLDFARCDRDPNYVPEIPERYLKYVARSNGSTDAPNAPTMDKFRDDLATALSLAWKLELCISHYSLVIYGQLFLLE; encoded by the exons ATGGACTGGAACGATGCACATTTGCAATTAGCCTGCGAGTTGATGGCTGAACAA ACTCAAATTAAGAACAAGTGGGATAAATTAAAGGCTGATTGGACCATTTGGCTAAAGTTGAAGAGGAGGCAAACAGGTACTGGTTGGAACAATGCGACCCAAACAATTGACATGGAGGCTGAGTG gatATTTCCAGGGTGTGGCAAGTTCAGGAAAAAGCCTATCCAAAATGAGGATTTGCTTAGGGAAATGTTTAGAAATATTACAAATGAGGAAGCAGATCATTGGAACCCTTTTAGTGACAATCCTATTATCCCTACTAGCCAAGAGCAACCTTTTGATGTAGACGACAGTGAATATGTTGATGGAGAGAATAATGCCCAAGGTGACCCATTTGATGCCAACAAGGAGGGGGATGAGGAGGTTCAGGAAGTCACTCCAAGTGCGGTTCCAAATAAAAAACCTCGTGTTGCTGCTGTGGATaggaaaaaggcaaagtcaagcacAGCTCTTCTAATGGTTGAAGCAATTTCGAAGATATCTGACTGTTCAAGTTCATTTACAGCAAAGAAGCAAGAAGGGATCACCATCACGGAAATAATGGAGCATGTGAAGGACTGTGGTGCGGCGTATGGTTCAGATGAGCATGACATTGCCACCCAGCTGTTTGTGAAGAAGGAACACAGAGAAAT CCTGTATGCTATTATTTGTGCACCT AGTGATGATGAAACTGATACCTCTGACAATGAGAGCATGGCATTTTGGAATCTTGTATTGGCTGGTGCTAAACTTGCTGCAGCTTATGTTGAATTATATTTTGACAAAAATCCACCTAGGACATCACTCCTTAGTGGTATGGGCTGGTTGCTAGAGACGCTGAACACACCGGGAGAATGTCATTCGCAGCTTCGGATGAGCACACAGATGTTCTACGACCTTCATGATTTATTGGTTGGAAGGTATGGTCTGAAACCATCCCTACATATAAACACTCAGGAGATGTTGGCAGTGTTCTTATTTGTGTTATCTGGAAATGAATCTAATAGAAAAGCACAAAACCGGTTCAAGCACTCGGGTGAAACTATTCATAGGAAATTTGATGAGGTACTGAATGCTTTCATGGATATGTCTAGAGATTTTATTAGACCAAAGGACCCCAACTTCCGAACTGTTCACAGGAGGATAAGAGATGACCGTAGAGCATATCCACATTTCAAAGATTGCATTGGTGCTCTAGATGGTACTCATATCCGAGTTTCGTTGCCACCTGACGATCAAGTAAGATATATTGGAAAGTCTGGTATACCTACTCAAAACGTTCTAGCAAGTTGTGACTTTGATATGAGGTTCACTTATGTGTCGACGGGACAGCCGGGCTCTATGCATGATACTAGTGTCCTGTACAATGCAATTAGAGTGGACGAGAGCTTTTTTCCACACCCTCCAAAAG GCAAATATTATGTTGTCGATGCGGGATATCCTAATCGTCCGGGATACCTTTGTCCTTATAAAGGTGAGAGGTATCATATGCCGGAGTGGCATAGAGGAATGGAACCAAAGACTCCTAAAGAAAGGTTCAATCGTGTTCACTCATCCATCCGCAATGTTATTGAGCGATCATTTGGAGTGCTAAAAATGAAATGGCAGATTCTATATAAAATGGCGTCCTACCCGATGTTCAAGCAAAAAATGATTGTTGTGGCTACTATGGTCCTTCACAACTTCATTCGTGAGCATGGCGGTGAAGACTTGGACTTCGCTCGGTGCGACCGTGATCCAAATTATGTTCCAGAGATTCCGGAAAGGTACCTAAAATATGTGGCTAGATCAAATGGCTCTACTGATGCACCGAATGCTCCTACTATGGACAAATTCCGTGATGACTTGGCCACCGCTCTTTCTCTAGCTTGGAAACTAGAATTATGTATTAGTCACTATTCTCTAGTTATCTATGGACAACTATTTCTATTAGAATGA